The following proteins are encoded in a genomic region of Streptomyces gobiensis:
- a CDS encoding heat shock protein transcriptional repressor HspR, with amino-acid sequence MDGRGVRRNPYELTDESPVYVISVAAQLSGLHPQTLRQYDRLGLVSPDRTAGRGRRYSARDIQLLREVQRLSQDEGINLAGIKRIIELENQVAALQSRVAELQQALEGAAVTMRQREAQVHASYRRDLVPYQDVQQSSALVVWRPGRGE; translated from the coding sequence GTGGACGGCCGAGGTGTACGCAGGAATCCATACGAGCTGACCGATGAGTCGCCGGTCTACGTCATCTCGGTCGCCGCTCAGCTCTCCGGGCTGCACCCGCAGACCCTGCGCCAGTACGACCGCCTCGGCCTGGTCTCCCCGGACCGCACGGCCGGGCGCGGCCGCCGGTACTCGGCGCGCGACATCCAGCTGCTGCGTGAGGTCCAGCGCCTGAGCCAGGACGAGGGCATCAACCTCGCCGGGATCAAGCGCATCATCGAGCTGGAGAATCAGGTGGCCGCGCTCCAGTCGCGGGTCGCCGAGCTGCAGCAGGCGCTGGAGGGCGCGGCGGTCACCATGCGCCAGCGCGAGGCCCAGGTACACGCCTCCTACCGCCGCGACCTGGTCCCGTACCAGGACGTCCAGCAGTCCAGCGCCCTGGTCGTCTGGCGCCCGGGGCGCGGAGAGTAG
- the dnaJ gene encoding molecular chaperone DnaJ gives MSLSREVLEKDLYKTLGVPKDATEAEIKKAYRKLAREYHPDANKGDARAEERFKEVSEANDILSDPKQRKEYDEARSLLGAGGFRPGPGTGGSFNFDLGDLFGGTQGPGGPGGAGGFGGGLGDVFGGLFNRGGAGTRTQPRRGQDIESEVTLSFTEAVDGATVPLRMSSSAACKACSGTGDKHGTPRVCPTCVGTGQVSRGGGGGFSLTDPCLDCRGRGLIAQDPCEVCKGSGRATSSRTMQVRIPAGVADGQRIRLRGKGAPGERGGPNGDLYVVVHVDQHPVFGRRGDNLTVTVPVTFTEAALGGEIKVPTLGGPPVTLKLPPGTPSGRTLRARGKGAVRQDGTRGDLLVTVEIAVPKDLNKKAKETLESFRDATAGEDPRAALFEAAKGD, from the coding sequence ATGAGTCTCAGCAGAGAAGTGCTGGAAAAGGATCTGTATAAAACCCTCGGCGTTCCCAAGGACGCCACCGAGGCGGAGATCAAGAAGGCGTACCGGAAGCTCGCCCGCGAGTACCATCCGGACGCCAACAAGGGCGACGCCAGGGCGGAGGAGCGCTTCAAGGAGGTCTCCGAGGCCAACGACATCCTCTCCGACCCCAAGCAGCGCAAGGAGTACGACGAAGCGCGCAGCCTGCTGGGCGCGGGCGGCTTCCGCCCGGGCCCGGGCACCGGCGGCAGCTTCAACTTCGACCTGGGCGACCTCTTCGGCGGCACCCAGGGCCCCGGCGGCCCCGGTGGCGCGGGCGGCTTCGGCGGCGGTCTCGGCGATGTGTTCGGCGGGCTGTTCAACCGTGGCGGCGCCGGCACCCGTACGCAGCCCCGCCGTGGCCAGGACATCGAGTCCGAGGTGACGCTCAGCTTCACCGAGGCGGTCGACGGGGCCACGGTCCCGCTGCGGATGTCCAGCAGCGCGGCGTGCAAGGCCTGTTCGGGCACCGGCGACAAGCACGGCACGCCCAGGGTGTGCCCGACCTGTGTCGGCACCGGGCAGGTCAGCCGGGGTGGCGGTGGCGGCTTCTCGCTCACCGACCCCTGTCTGGACTGCCGGGGCCGGGGCCTGATCGCCCAGGACCCGTGCGAGGTCTGCAAGGGCAGCGGCCGGGCCACCAGTTCGCGCACCATGCAGGTCCGGATCCCCGCCGGGGTCGCGGACGGGCAGCGCATCCGGCTGCGCGGCAAGGGCGCGCCGGGCGAGCGGGGCGGCCCGAACGGTGACCTCTATGTCGTCGTCCACGTCGACCAGCACCCGGTCTTCGGCCGCCGGGGCGACAATCTCACCGTGACGGTGCCGGTCACCTTCACGGAAGCGGCGCTGGGTGGTGAGATCAAGGTGCCGACGCTCGGCGGACCGCCGGTCACGCTCAAGCTGCCGCCCGGGACACCGAGTGGCCGCACGCTGCGGGCCCGGGGCAAGGGCGCGGTACGTCAGGACGGCACTCGGGGCGATCTTCTGGTCACCGTCGAGATCGCCGTACCGAAGGATCTGAACAAGAAGGCGAAGGAGACCCTGGAGTCCTTCCGCGACGCTACCGCGGGAGAGGACCCACGGGCGGCGCTGTTCGAGGCCGCGAAGGGAGACTGA
- the grpE gene encoding nucleotide exchange factor GrpE, which yields MTEETPGFENNNQEPEVPADAAAQSEDAAVQAAGLADQAGQAAPAGGSQELQGVALTAQLDQARTALNERTADLQRLQAEFANYRRRVERDRVSVKEVAIANLLTELLPVLDDIGRARDHGELVGGFKSVAESLEMVAAKMGLQQFGKEGEPFDPMVHEALMHSYSPDVTETTCVQILQPGYRIGERTIRPARVGVAEPQPGAAPQAPKGEEAPATGEENGGPDEG from the coding sequence GTGACGGAGGAGACCCCGGGCTTCGAGAACAACAACCAGGAGCCTGAAGTCCCCGCCGACGCCGCCGCACAGTCCGAGGACGCCGCGGTACAGGCCGCCGGACTCGCCGACCAGGCGGGTCAGGCGGCCCCGGCCGGGGGCTCGCAGGAGCTCCAGGGAGTAGCCCTCACCGCGCAGCTGGACCAGGCCCGTACGGCGCTCAATGAGCGCACGGCGGATCTGCAGCGGCTGCAGGCCGAGTTCGCCAACTACCGCCGCCGGGTGGAGCGGGACCGTGTCTCCGTCAAGGAGGTCGCGATCGCCAATCTGCTGACCGAGCTGCTGCCGGTGCTCGATGACATCGGCCGCGCCCGGGACCACGGCGAGCTGGTCGGCGGCTTCAAGTCGGTGGCCGAATCGCTGGAGATGGTCGCGGCGAAGATGGGCCTGCAGCAGTTCGGTAAGGAGGGTGAGCCCTTCGACCCGATGGTGCATGAGGCGCTGATGCACTCGTACTCACCGGATGTCACCGAGACGACATGCGTGCAGATCCTGCAGCCCGGGTATCGCATCGGCGAGCGTACGATCCGCCCAGCGCGGGTCGGTGTCGCCGAGCCGCAGCCCGGCGCCGCGCCGCAGGCACCGAAGGGTGAGGAAGCACCGGCGACGGGCGAGGAGAACGGTGGCCCGGACGAGGGCTGA